From one Pseudomonas sp. S35 genomic stretch:
- a CDS encoding mannose-1-phosphate guanylyltransferase/mannose-6-phosphate isomerase, translating to MLLPVIMAGGSGSRLWPLSRQLNPKQFLRLTDAHLSMLQQTITRLTGANVALPQLICNEQHRFLVAEQLRHLGMEHASILLEPVGRNTAPAIALAACKALAEHQDPILLVLAADHLIDDIPAFHASLEVALPLAQDGKLVTFGINPTSAHTGYGYIEQGAAMGEGGYRVKRFVEKPDAATAAAYVASAGYYWNSGMFMFSASRYLEELERFQPAILQACRAALEGGSQDLPFTRVHAATFAACPDDSIDYAVMEKTDDAVMVPLQAGWSDIGSWSALWEASGKDASGNVIRGDGLTLDTRDTYVHADSRLVATVGVRDLVIVETKDAVLVAHKDQVQQVKGIVDLLKQAGRQEHLNHREVYRPWGMYDSVDNGPRYQVKRITVKPGAKLSVQMHHHRAEHWIVVSGTAKVTNGEQTYLVAENQSTYIPIGQVHALENPGVIPLELIEVQSGSYLGEDDIVRFEDKYGRA from the coding sequence ATGTTATTACCCGTGATCATGGCAGGCGGTTCGGGGTCGCGCCTGTGGCCGCTCTCGCGGCAACTGAACCCCAAGCAGTTCCTGCGCCTGACCGATGCGCACCTGTCGATGTTGCAACAGACCATCACCCGATTGACCGGTGCGAACGTGGCGTTGCCGCAGTTGATCTGCAATGAACAACACCGCTTCCTGGTGGCCGAGCAATTGCGTCATCTGGGCATGGAGCACGCCAGCATCCTGTTGGAACCGGTGGGGCGCAACACTGCGCCGGCCATTGCCCTGGCGGCCTGCAAGGCGCTTGCTGAACACCAGGACCCGATCTTGCTGGTGCTGGCGGCAGACCATCTGATCGACGACATCCCGGCCTTTCATGCCAGCCTGGAAGTGGCACTGCCGCTCGCCCAGGACGGCAAGTTGGTGACGTTCGGTATCAACCCCACCAGCGCTCACACCGGCTACGGCTACATCGAGCAGGGGGCGGCGATGGGCGAGGGCGGTTATCGGGTCAAGCGCTTTGTCGAGAAGCCGGACGCTGCCACCGCTGCGGCGTATGTGGCCAGCGCCGGGTATTACTGGAACAGCGGCATGTTCATGTTCAGCGCCAGCCGTTACCTGGAAGAACTGGAGCGTTTCCAGCCGGCCATCCTCCAAGCCTGCCGTGCCGCCCTGGAAGGCGGCAGTCAGGACCTGCCGTTCACCCGCGTGCATGCCGCCACCTTCGCCGCCTGCCCGGATGACTCCATCGACTACGCCGTGATGGAAAAAACCGACGACGCGGTGATGGTGCCGTTGCAGGCCGGCTGGAGCGATATCGGCTCGTGGTCGGCGCTGTGGGAAGCGAGTGGCAAAGATGCCAGCGGCAACGTGATACGCGGCGACGGGCTGACCCTGGACACCCGCGACACCTACGTGCACGCCGACAGCCGGCTGGTGGCAACGGTGGGCGTACGGGACCTTGTCATCGTAGAAACCAAGGACGCCGTGCTGGTAGCGCACAAGGATCAGGTGCAGCAGGTCAAGGGCATTGTCGACCTGCTCAAGCAGGCCGGGCGACAGGAGCATCTCAACCATCGCGAAGTGTACCGGCCGTGGGGCATGTACGATTCGGTGGACAATGGTCCGCGCTATCAGGTCAAGCGCATCACCGTGAAGCCGGGAGCCAAGTTGTCGGTGCAAATGCATCACCACCGGGCCGAACACTGGATTGTGGTCAGCGGTACGGCCAAGGTCACCAATGGCGAGCAGACCTATCTGGTGGCGGAAAACCAGTCGACCTATATCCCCATTGGCCAGGTGCACGCGTTGGAAAACCCAGGGGTCATCCCGCTGGAACTGATCGAGGTGCAGTCGGGTTCTTACTTGGGTGAAGACGATATCGTGCGCTTTGAAGACAAGTACGGCAGGGCGTGA
- a CDS encoding GDP-mannose mannosyl hydrolase, producing the protein MWLDLPTFNTVVASTPLVAIDLVVRNGRGDALLGLRVNRPAYGYWFVPGGRIRKNETLDGAFRRITRDELGRTFERAQARLLGVFEHFYDDSVFANAGQGPDTHYVVLSYCLELADGQTLQPPTEQHQQYRWWSQDELRISSRVHEHTRAYF; encoded by the coding sequence ATGTGGCTTGATTTACCGACCTTCAATACGGTCGTGGCATCGACGCCGCTGGTGGCGATCGACCTGGTGGTACGAAACGGCCGTGGCGATGCGTTGCTGGGCTTGCGCGTCAACCGGCCGGCCTACGGTTACTGGTTCGTGCCGGGCGGGCGCATCCGGAAAAACGAGACCTTAGACGGCGCTTTCCGCCGCATCACCCGCGACGAACTGGGACGCACATTCGAACGTGCCCAGGCGCGTCTGCTGGGGGTGTTTGAGCACTTTTACGATGACAGCGTGTTTGCCAACGCCGGGCAGGGGCCGGACACCCACTATGTGGTGCTCAGTTATTGCCTGGAACTGGCTGACGGCCAAACTCTGCAACCGCCCACGGAGCAACACCAGCAGTACCGCTGGTGGTCCCAGGACGAACTGCGCATCAGCTCGCGGGTGCATGAACACACCCGTGCCTATTTCTGA
- a CDS encoding glycosyltransferase WbuB: protein MKILLYGINYSPELTGIGKYSGEQARWLASQGHEVRVVTAPPYYPHWQVAEGYSPWRFCTEQDDAVTVIRCPLYVPRQPTALTRLLHLMSFSASSFFAVLGQLRWKPDLVILVVPTLFCAPQALLLARLSGARSVLHIQDYEVDAMFGLGIGGGSLLRRVAFALERWLLRRFDRVSTISSGMLDKARGKGVCSQRLLFFPNWSETTRFRQVPRNRVLLEQLGVSPGTRVLLYSGNIGEKQGLELILDAAQAHAHRRELVFLIVGQGTGKARLLERVQRDGLRNVLFAPLQAYEDLPALLASADVHLVIQKRGVADSVLPSKLTNILAVGGHAIITADPGTTLGRLCQEHPGIAVLIEPESVAALNAGIERVLALPARNEVALNYAKEFLDKERILQRFLAQV from the coding sequence ATGAAGATCCTTCTGTATGGCATCAATTACAGCCCGGAATTGACTGGCATCGGCAAGTACAGCGGCGAGCAGGCGCGCTGGCTGGCCAGTCAGGGGCATGAAGTGCGGGTAGTGACGGCGCCGCCGTATTACCCGCACTGGCAGGTGGCCGAGGGTTATTCGCCGTGGCGTTTTTGTACCGAGCAGGATGACGCTGTGACGGTGATCCGCTGCCCGCTGTATGTGCCGCGACAGCCCACTGCGCTGACGCGCCTGCTGCACCTGATGAGCTTTTCCGCCAGCTCGTTTTTCGCGGTGCTGGGGCAACTGCGTTGGAAGCCGGACCTGGTGATCCTGGTGGTGCCCACGCTGTTTTGTGCGCCCCAGGCGCTGCTGCTGGCCAGGCTCAGTGGTGCGCGTTCGGTGCTGCACATCCAGGACTATGAGGTGGATGCGATGTTCGGTCTGGGCATCGGTGGCGGCTCGCTGCTGCGCCGCGTGGCATTTGCGCTTGAACGTTGGTTGTTGCGCCGCTTTGATCGGGTGTCGACGATCTCCAGCGGCATGCTCGACAAGGCCCGTGGCAAGGGCGTATGCAGCCAGCGTCTGCTGTTCTTCCCCAACTGGTCGGAGACCACGCGTTTTCGCCAGGTGCCCCGTAACCGCGTCTTGCTGGAGCAGCTCGGTGTGTCGCCGGGCACGCGGGTGTTGTTGTACTCGGGCAACATCGGCGAGAAGCAAGGCCTGGAATTGATCCTCGATGCTGCCCAGGCGCACGCCCATCGCAGGGAGCTGGTGTTTCTGATTGTCGGCCAGGGCACCGGCAAGGCGCGATTGCTGGAACGTGTGCAGCGCGATGGCTTGCGCAATGTGCTGTTTGCACCGTTGCAGGCCTATGAGGATTTACCGGCGCTGCTGGCCTCGGCTGACGTCCACCTGGTCATCCAGAAGCGCGGGGTGGCGGACTCGGTGCTGCCCTCCAAGTTGACCAACATTCTGGCGGTGGGCGGCCACGCCATCATCACTGCCGACCCCGGCACCACCCTCGGCCGTCTGTGCCAGGAGCATCCGGGCATTGCCGTGCTGATCGAACCGGAGTCCGTCGCGGCATTGAACGCAGGGATCGAGCGGGTGCTGGCATTGCCGGCACGCAATGAGGTGGCGTTGAACTACGCCAAGGAGTTCCTCGACAAGGAACGCATTCTGCAACGCTTTCTGGCACAGGTTTGA
- a CDS encoding GDP-L-fucose synthase has translation MARDLEAQIFVAGHRGMVGSAIVRRLWALGYTRILTAGRDQLDLLDSAAVQAYFAKHRIDQVYLAAAKVGGIHANATYPADFIYQNLMIQANVIHAAHSHDVQKLLFLGSSCIYPVHAPQPMIEAVLLDGALEPTNEPYAVAKIAGIKLCESYNRQHARDYRSVMPTNLYGPGDNYHPQDSHVIAGLLRRFHEATQRGDDEVLIWGSGKPRREFLHVDDMAAASVHVMELSPARYREQTQPMCSHLNVGTGIDCTIAELAQALVRVTGFRGRLRFDASKPDGAPRKLLDVSRINALGWEAYVPLEEGLRDAYNAYLAALEQPRGH, from the coding sequence ATGGCTCGTGATCTTGAGGCGCAGATCTTTGTTGCCGGCCATCGTGGCATGGTCGGTTCGGCCATTGTGCGGCGTTTGTGGGCCTTGGGTTATACGCGGATTCTTACGGCGGGCCGCGATCAGTTGGACCTGCTCGACTCAGCGGCGGTGCAGGCGTACTTCGCCAAGCACCGTATCGACCAGGTGTACCTGGCGGCGGCCAAGGTTGGCGGGATTCATGCCAACGCCACTTACCCGGCGGACTTCATCTACCAGAACCTGATGATCCAGGCCAACGTGATCCACGCCGCCCATAGTCATGACGTGCAGAAGCTGCTGTTTCTCGGCTCGTCGTGTATTTACCCGGTGCATGCACCGCAACCGATGATTGAAGCGGTGTTGCTCGATGGCGCCCTGGAACCCACCAACGAACCGTATGCGGTAGCCAAGATCGCCGGCATCAAGCTGTGTGAAAGCTACAACCGCCAGCACGCCCGCGACTACCGCAGTGTGATGCCCACCAACCTGTACGGCCCTGGTGATAACTACCACCCGCAGGACAGCCACGTGATCGCAGGCTTGTTGCGGCGCTTCCATGAGGCGACGCAGCGCGGGGATGACGAGGTGCTGATCTGGGGCAGTGGCAAACCCCGGCGTGAGTTTCTGCACGTGGATGACATGGCGGCGGCCAGCGTGCATGTGATGGAGCTGAGCCCGGCACGCTACCGCGAGCAGACCCAGCCGATGTGCTCGCACTTGAACGTCGGCACCGGCATCGATTGCACCATCGCCGAGCTGGCCCAGGCACTGGTGCGGGTCACCGGCTTCAGGGGGCGTTTGCGTTTTGACGCCAGCAAGCCCGACGGCGCGCCGCGCAAATTGCTGGATGTGAGCCGCATCAATGCCCTCGGCTGGGAAGCCTACGTGCCGCTGGAGGAGGGCCTGCGCGATGCCTATAACGCCTACCTCGCAGCCCTTGAACAGCCTCGGGGCCACTGA
- the gmd gene encoding GDP-mannose 4,6-dehydratase yields MNKVALITGITGQDGSYLAELLLEKGYTVHGLKRRSSSFNTQRIDHIYQDPQALHKNLILHYGDLADSSNLTRIIQQIQPDEIYNLGAQSHVAVSFDSPEYTADVDALGTLRILEAIRLLGLEKKTRFYQASTSELYGLVQETPQKETTPFYPRSPYAVAKLYAYWITVNFREAYGLYACNGILFNHESPRRGETFVTRKITRALSNIALGLEQCLYMGNMDALRDWGHARDYVRMQWMMLQQESPEDFVIATGVQYSVRDFIRWSAAELGLHLRFVGEGLEEVAVVEQIHGDLAPGILVGDVIVRVDPRYFRPAEVETLLGDPSKAKRLLGWVPEISAQEMCAEMVREDLKIAQRHALLRLHGHDAPIAVEN; encoded by the coding sequence ATGAACAAAGTTGCGCTTATCACCGGGATTACCGGTCAGGATGGCTCGTACCTGGCGGAGCTGCTGCTGGAAAAAGGCTATACCGTACACGGCCTCAAGCGGCGTTCATCGTCGTTCAATACCCAGCGTATCGATCACATTTACCAGGACCCCCAGGCCCTGCATAAAAACCTGATCCTGCACTATGGCGACCTCGCGGACTCGTCGAACCTGACGCGCATCATCCAACAGATCCAGCCCGATGAAATCTACAACCTGGGCGCCCAATCCCATGTGGCCGTGAGCTTTGATTCACCGGAATACACCGCAGACGTGGATGCCCTCGGCACCTTGCGCATTCTTGAAGCCATCCGCCTGCTGGGGCTGGAAAAGAAGACCCGTTTCTACCAGGCGTCCACCTCCGAACTGTACGGACTGGTGCAGGAAACCCCGCAGAAAGAAACCACGCCGTTCTACCCACGTTCGCCCTACGCGGTGGCCAAGTTGTACGCCTACTGGATCACCGTGAACTTCCGCGAAGCCTATGGGCTGTATGCGTGCAACGGCATCCTGTTCAACCACGAATCGCCCCGTCGCGGTGAAACCTTCGTGACCCGCAAGATCACCCGCGCCCTCAGCAATATCGCCCTGGGCCTGGAGCAGTGCCTGTACATGGGCAACATGGACGCGCTGCGCGACTGGGGCCATGCCAGGGACTACGTGCGCATGCAGTGGATGATGCTGCAGCAGGAAAGCCCCGAAGACTTTGTGATCGCAACCGGCGTGCAGTATTCGGTGCGCGACTTTATACGCTGGTCGGCGGCGGAGCTGGGGCTGCACCTGCGTTTTGTCGGCGAAGGCCTGGAAGAAGTTGCGGTGGTCGAGCAGATTCATGGCGACCTGGCGCCGGGCATTCTGGTGGGGGATGTGATTGTGCGCGTGGACCCGCGCTACTTCCGTCCTGCGGAAGTCGAGACGCTGTTGGGCGACCCGTCCAAGGCCAAGCGTTTGCTCGGTTGGGTGCCAGAGATCAGTGCCCAGGAAATGTGCGCGGAGATGGTGCGCGAAGACCTGAAGATCGCCCAGCGTCACGCGTTGCTGCGCCTGCATGGCCACGACGCTCCGATTGCCGTGGAGAACTGA
- a CDS encoding glycosyltransferase family 2 protein, translating into MKRETVSVIILTYNESLHIARAIESARAFSDEVLVVDSFSSDDTCDIARRHGALVVQHPFVNQAKQFQWALDHLPITGNWTMRLDADEIIEADLAAAINTRLPALTHDITGINFKRKHIFMGRWVRHGGRYPLKMLRLWRTGLGRIEDRWMDEHISVAEGRTITLEGGFADHNLHDLTFFTHKHNQYATREAIEVLNARLGLFAIRDELHAGQSSLQAKTKRLVKNRLYNRVPFTLSSTAYFLWRYVIQLGFLDGRSGLVYHLLQGYWYRFLVGAKVLELETAIAHLNDKEAIVRELSKLTGHNLNLPTPK; encoded by the coding sequence ATGAAGCGAGAAACCGTCAGCGTCATCATCCTCACCTACAACGAAAGCCTGCACATCGCCCGGGCCATCGAGTCAGCGCGCGCCTTCAGCGATGAAGTGCTGGTGGTGGACTCGTTCTCCAGCGACGACACCTGCGATATCGCCCGGCGCCACGGCGCGCTGGTGGTGCAGCACCCGTTCGTCAACCAGGCCAAGCAGTTCCAGTGGGCGTTGGACCATCTGCCGATCACCGGCAATTGGACGATGCGCCTGGACGCCGACGAAATCATCGAGGCCGACCTGGCTGCGGCAATCAATACCCGGCTGCCCGCACTGACTCATGACATCACCGGCATCAACTTCAAGCGCAAGCACATTTTCATGGGCCGCTGGGTGCGCCACGGCGGGCGTTATCCGTTGAAGATGCTGCGGCTGTGGCGCACCGGGCTGGGCCGTATCGAAGACCGTTGGATGGACGAGCACATCTCGGTGGCCGAGGGGCGCACCATCACGTTGGAAGGCGGGTTTGCCGACCACAACCTGCATGACCTGACCTTCTTCACCCACAAGCACAACCAGTACGCGACCCGCGAAGCGATTGAAGTGTTGAACGCGCGCCTGGGCTTGTTTGCCATTCGCGATGAATTGCACGCCGGACAGAGTTCGTTGCAGGCCAAGACCAAGCGGCTGGTCAAGAATCGCCTGTACAACCGCGTGCCGTTCACCCTCAGTTCCACCGCGTATTTCCTGTGGCGCTACGTCATCCAACTGGGGTTTCTCGATGGCCGCAGCGGCCTGGTCTATCACCTGCTCCAGGGCTATTGGTACCGCTTTCTGGTGGGCGCCAAAGTGCTGGAACTGGAAACCGCGATTGCCCATTTAAACGATAAGGAAGCCATTGTCCGGGAACTCTCGAAGTTGACCGGCCATAACTTGAACCTGCCCACACCGAAGTAA
- a CDS encoding nitroreductase family protein has protein sequence MMDKAWKLMFFVSEFFRDMLTFMRHNGYSPLESRNKKLFYKILIETHTVEKGLSLKEPKPLFGKDKINGIIHMLNEYDRTYSALPLEMALGAFQGYLDLHRTLGISDDFVFYLDAYVEHLKRDGTAGTGGIKRAAPWLGNGGLDAKAFLQSRSSCRMFKAGRIDSGLLTSLVELAQSSPSQCNRQSSRVHVYQDRAVIAQLLELQGGSRGFAQSVDNLFVVTSDVTAWGGAGQRNQLYVDGALFSMGLLLACHANGLGACPLNLAILNSVEKKIRGIGAIAASERLIMMIAVGLPLESHFRAARSPRRLTTEVLQLHGG, from the coding sequence ATGATGGACAAAGCATGGAAGTTGATGTTTTTCGTCAGCGAGTTCTTTCGCGACATGCTCACGTTTATGCGCCACAACGGCTATTCGCCGCTGGAGAGTCGCAATAAGAAGCTGTTCTACAAGATCCTCATCGAAACCCACACCGTGGAAAAAGGCCTGTCCCTCAAGGAGCCCAAGCCGCTGTTCGGCAAGGACAAGATCAACGGCATCATCCACATGCTCAACGAATACGACCGCACCTATTCGGCGCTGCCGCTGGAGATGGCCCTCGGCGCTTTCCAGGGTTACCTGGACCTGCATCGCACGCTCGGCATCAGCGATGATTTTGTGTTTTACCTGGACGCCTATGTCGAGCACCTCAAGCGCGACGGCACTGCCGGCACCGGCGGTATCAAGCGCGCCGCGCCGTGGCTGGGCAATGGCGGGCTGGACGCCAAGGCGTTCCTGCAATCGCGCTCCAGTTGCCGGATGTTCAAGGCCGGCAGGATTGACAGTGGCTTGCTCACCTCGCTGGTGGAACTGGCGCAGTCGTCACCTTCGCAATGCAACCGTCAATCCTCGCGGGTGCATGTGTACCAGGACCGTGCAGTGATCGCGCAGTTGCTTGAATTGCAAGGTGGCTCGCGAGGGTTTGCGCAATCGGTGGACAACCTGTTTGTGGTCACCTCGGACGTTACCGCCTGGGGCGGCGCCGGCCAGCGTAATCAGCTGTATGTCGACGGTGCGCTGTTTTCCATGGGGCTGTTGCTGGCGTGCCATGCCAACGGGCTGGGGGCGTGCCCGCTGAACCTGGCGATCCTCAATTCGGTGGAAAAGAAGATCCGCGGCATCGGCGCCATTGCGGCCAGCGAGCGCCTGATTATGATGATTGCCGTGGGCTTGCCCCTGGAAAGCCACTTCCGCGCCGCGCGTTCACCGCGCCGGCTCACCACCGAAGTCCTGCAACTGCACGGTGGTTGA
- a CDS encoding putative colanic acid biosynthesis acetyltransferase, with product MSDFAQLKYVDTLPRSDKARRLLWGVVYQLLFRPTPRWMLHGWRRALLRCFGARIGEGCRISPTCSIWAPWNLEIGDYTAIADGVDVYAMARITLGSKVTISQRSFLCTGTHDTRSLLRPLVTREIVIKDHVWVAAEAFIHPGCVLEEGCVVGARSVVTADLPAWMICVGAPCRALKPRDIAL from the coding sequence ATGAGCGATTTCGCCCAACTCAAGTACGTGGACACCTTGCCCCGCAGTGACAAAGCTCGGCGCCTGCTGTGGGGCGTTGTCTATCAACTGCTGTTTCGTCCTACGCCGCGCTGGATGCTGCACGGCTGGCGGCGCGCGCTGCTGCGTTGCTTTGGCGCCAGGATCGGCGAGGGCTGCCGGATCTCGCCCACCTGCAGCATCTGGGCGCCCTGGAACCTGGAGATCGGCGACTACACCGCCATCGCCGATGGCGTGGATGTGTACGCCATGGCGCGGATCACCCTGGGCTCGAAGGTCACCATCAGCCAGCGCAGCTTCCTGTGCACCGGCACCCATGACACCCGCAGCCTGCTGCGGCCATTGGTGACGCGGGAGATCGTGATCAAGGACCACGTGTGGGTTGCCGCCGAAGCGTTCATCCACCCCGGCTGTGTGCTGGAAGAGGGCTGTGTGGTGGGTGCGCGGTCGGTGGTTACCGCCGACCTGCCGGCCTGGATGATTTGCGTCGGTGCGCCGTGCCGCGCCCTCAAACCGAGAGACATCGCACTATGA
- a CDS encoding polysaccharide pyruvyl transferase family protein, with the protein MNASARPVKAGILTYHFSENFGAVLQAYALQRWLQQQGLQVSLINYHPAYVEDGSELRQLFNPRQFKANLKALYLKALALKSQVLGPNAQSRQFQAFKTRFLNIQEPRYAHAEQLNQAVAGQQLLVAGSDQIWNPSGQTGLDPAYFLAFDCDKAIRRISYAASFGKEYLEPEYHAEAEGLLKQLSAISVREESGVAIVQQVAGLAAQCVPDPTLLHRDYSALLATASQTRTGHVFCYALRTGVGVREVAQALSVHVAGPIVSPYNAHRRWRQIGETVQVGPQDWLKLLKDSAYVVTNSFHATVFAIIFEKPFIAVGLPGIKASLNARVRNLLEKLGLSQRFLPADDAAQVQRLIAAPIDWVAVSARRQALQQVGERYLLEQLAAIQP; encoded by the coding sequence ATGAACGCATCTGCACGCCCCGTGAAGGCCGGGATACTGACCTACCACTTCAGCGAAAACTTCGGCGCCGTGCTGCAAGCCTATGCCTTGCAGCGCTGGCTGCAACAGCAAGGCCTGCAAGTGAGCCTGATCAATTACCACCCGGCCTACGTGGAGGACGGCAGCGAGCTGCGGCAACTGTTCAACCCGCGCCAGTTCAAAGCCAACCTCAAGGCACTTTACCTCAAGGCGTTGGCGCTCAAGAGCCAGGTGCTGGGACCGAATGCGCAGTCGCGGCAGTTTCAGGCATTCAAGACGCGTTTCCTGAATATCCAGGAGCCGCGCTACGCCCACGCCGAGCAGCTCAACCAGGCCGTCGCCGGCCAGCAATTGCTGGTGGCAGGCAGTGACCAGATCTGGAACCCCTCGGGCCAGACCGGCCTGGACCCGGCCTACTTCCTTGCGTTCGACTGCGACAAGGCAATTCGGCGTATCTCCTACGCCGCCAGCTTCGGCAAGGAATACCTGGAGCCCGAATACCACGCCGAAGCCGAGGGCCTGCTTAAGCAACTCTCGGCGATCAGCGTGCGCGAGGAGAGCGGGGTGGCCATCGTGCAACAGGTCGCCGGCTTGGCCGCTCAATGCGTGCCGGACCCGACGCTGTTGCACCGCGATTATTCAGCGCTGCTCGCCACCGCCAGCCAAACCCGTACTGGGCACGTGTTCTGCTATGCGCTGCGCACCGGCGTGGGCGTGCGCGAAGTGGCCCAGGCGTTGTCTGTGCATGTGGCCGGGCCGATTGTCTCGCCTTATAACGCGCACCGGCGTTGGCGCCAGATCGGCGAGACCGTGCAGGTGGGGCCCCAGGACTGGCTCAAGTTGCTCAAGGACAGCGCCTATGTGGTGACTAACTCGTTCCATGCCACGGTGTTCGCGATCATTTTCGAGAAGCCGTTTATCGCCGTGGGCCTGCCCGGCATCAAGGCCTCGCTGAATGCGCGGGTACGTAACTTGTTGGAGAAGCTGGGACTGTCCCAGCGCTTCCTGCCGGCGGACGATGCAGCCCAGGTGCAACGCTTGATCGCCGCGCCCATCGATTGGGTCGCAGTCAGCGCGCGGCGCCAGGCATTGCAGCAGGTGGGCGAACGCTACCTGCTGGAACAGTTGGCGGCGATCCAGCCATGA
- a CDS encoding O-antigen ligase family protein, which translates to MMLSQARLTLYLPLSFFALPLALSNNLSQPLALLLLLPFVVYGLRGFGRALPLLALVIAASVLQVLVSSGAKISLYQFLRSGIPFFYFVLLLAGYGYVQANVEEIARAHSPHFRRIIERIIYLFALGQLLQVSLYGVGIDLTNAASKSSDEVGRIMLFPTSSAVLLFFYACCQRKIGLMLIIAVTLLAAGSKTILAAMAVMILLSAITQRKLKSLAVLVVAIAALGTLTFYASPLAVSRFATYLFEEKGEDVTRAFEIAHAKASFLDNPTTVFLGNGLAKQLTPGVPTNDERWFENSKFDIENGYWGVTAKLGVVGVALFCLLFSGLPRTPVSLAVVAILLIFSFKTSYQFFTTFDGSYLLVWSMLIGLLNKTAPARQAVRQPAPPTHYLLRQAGS; encoded by the coding sequence ATGATGCTGTCCCAGGCGCGCCTGACGCTGTACTTGCCGCTGAGCTTTTTTGCGTTGCCGCTGGCGTTGAGCAATAACCTGTCGCAGCCCTTGGCCCTGCTGCTGTTGTTGCCGTTCGTGGTGTATGGGTTGCGCGGGTTTGGGCGGGCGTTGCCGTTGCTCGCACTGGTGATTGCCGCCAGCGTGTTGCAGGTGCTGGTGAGCAGCGGCGCGAAGATTTCCCTGTATCAATTTTTGCGCTCCGGCATTCCGTTTTTCTATTTTGTGCTGCTGTTGGCGGGGTACGGCTACGTGCAGGCCAATGTGGAGGAAATCGCCCGTGCCCACAGCCCCCACTTTCGGCGGATCATCGAGCGCATCATCTACCTGTTTGCCCTCGGCCAACTGCTGCAGGTCAGCCTGTACGGGGTGGGCATCGACCTGACCAACGCCGCCTCCAAGTCCAGCGACGAAGTCGGGCGGATCATGCTGTTCCCCACCAGCTCGGCCGTGCTGCTGTTCTTCTACGCCTGTTGCCAGCGCAAGATCGGCTTGATGCTGATCATCGCCGTCACATTGCTGGCGGCCGGGTCGAAGACAATCCTCGCGGCCATGGCGGTGATGATCCTGTTGTCGGCGATTACCCAGCGCAAGCTCAAGTCCCTGGCGGTATTGGTGGTGGCCATCGCTGCGCTCGGCACGCTGACGTTCTATGCCAGCCCCTTGGCGGTGTCGCGCTTTGCCACGTACCTGTTTGAGGAGAAGGGCGAAGACGTGACCCGCGCCTTTGAGATTGCCCATGCCAAGGCGTCATTCCTCGACAACCCGACCACGGTGTTCCTCGGTAATGGCCTGGCCAAGCAACTGACCCCCGGCGTGCCGACCAATGATGAGCGCTGGTTCGAGAATTCCAAGTTCGATATCGAGAACGGCTACTGGGGTGTGACCGCCAAGCTGGGCGTGGTGGGCGTGGCGCTGTTCTGCCTGCTGTTCAGCGGTTTGCCGCGCACCCCGGTGTCGCTGGCGGTGGTAGCGATTTTGCTGATTTTCTCGTTCAAGACCAGCTACCAATTCTTCACCACCTTTGATGGCAGTTATTTGCTGGTGTGGTCGATGCTCATCGGCCTGCTCAACAAGACCGCGCCTGCACGCCAGGCCGTTCGCCAGCCTGCGCCCCCAACCCATTACTTACTAAGACAGGCTGGTTCATGA